The following proteins are co-located in the Polystyrenella longa genome:
- a CDS encoding Yip1 family protein: MNTHLHTQYQSLATSETIGFKRRLLWLTMVMVLPAVQFLTGLSHAVAGEVPSADEKPLMIRIPHSALEQLDLEAKSVFLKLNEFRELWTKAKAQRETNQAPILTRATYEASLQEKLLKITGTYEVRSKSNRWQTLTLPVKNMAVVSATINDEPALLGKSETGPVLFLKEEGAHSLKIEYAVPIRPGGSDQVMIFSLPPVASGQMKIILPAGKRLLANTQMLSSTTTEEGQQQYLFPIGNQSDWTLRVTEKNEDAEQDRLFLASSVFTVYARAAEISWTGTTQLEVYGQPLDVVTCSVPSHLEVMSVTSTGLDSWDLQEDPLNPKRTQIKLSYRQGITGKREVTIQGVTTADTEGRWLFPNLVVNSADSQWGEITLGYTAPWKVRVETMEGVRRKIGVGQAESRPSRFDRALDFDVWRPDFELRFMNETTKSSYHAALASVLAIEEQGVSFQSQITLEATGTELFNFEFTLPANWEIESIQSGDQALVWKTLMSEPGEQRIQVPLNTVLLPGGTSSLQIKANLVDWILQDESVITLPQIELAEADLVEGTLVIQAEERFNVQHLNSSALEPIIFGLPNERLSYRFHEGEYDGEISVESKPALVVAQTTSLARLEKKELIANHEVLLDVSHAPIYSLIISVTELEDNNLQFSLAGSNIRVTAELLGEDQAAAQETPGEQSHTWRLGFSQPLQGEHLLTFETRRPRKVDETTFNLPEIRFDHVDRQYGTLLVEAEPEQRIATTAINSVNQPLPEQSLTNIALVNLQFTSRLVHAYSYVRKGYRWSISEERFDRSGLAVAFCDEANITSLLTNTGEFQHELNYKFRAANSQSLLLQFAHQNIELWSALLNGEPVPVRKSEQGFHISLPLDKAPGESQSLRLLYSRPLAELASTSRVEETPPMMYVLDGAGEIQEMIMVSQLWTLNYPSEKSLVESDGSFHPEISLEDWRGHWLNNGLQQIKSDFWWRGLMLLGFMVAVNVLLIVTRMFITNWRGTLLLGSLLAVLGFMVILMTTFDGCDSGVRYSRNLDDFTQGSESIDWNSPNNRNKEIMHLKNLAKGEDENKRQRALKRLGEMDLDLDEIEDASVRHDSEIYEAEDVLIDSDIELAIQGRSKDDPFGVTQTNQPVAKESKQKSRLSVSMSLPSTQGMNQTQFEYYGSGQAGLSLVFRDQQHDQAVTFCLFAAVLLLFWAFHRVTLATFAKFVLLAFFVPLALLWLVPVIWFPWLVGTMLGAVAALCLKLASMCTTWCLVHCCRPDWKKSVATGMLIALVCSSNVMAQEQSGPNQSAQQQVIAPDTQQQRNAQQRANIQRQKEVQPQSSETIKPTPPVNLLTRPNSFLFLYDKDYKQTNTVILRPDQHRRLWEEAYQSVPGQKAKLPEPIVASAGYTADLSQVADNKTFSLTGRIVVFAFSDESAEVQLPFKNMTLNSATLNGEPAELESRLNKEEQEYWLHLHEPGMQIVEVNLQIPVKQQEQSGQFKVNLLPVASGLMSVTLPQKDLQVSVGGIFLPFREQQQDAAVLVEQPISTGGDLEFKWQPKANREDTSSIVHAESVVDIHLTESGANISHRTNLRVRRGTLNQVTFALPEGVKVREITGTDVGGWSIQDQEGAQQLEVLFRRSVNNSTDLNVELYQPVTPGDVEGTLTLNRLGIQNLNRSTGTIAVHAPQHLSLKTNQLENLNQINPTDLPHHHQNSTGQKLAFRYHSVPYVLSLSVWQKETTTEVDAMHSVFIERQTIQYSSKFHIKISGEPLLHLEFELPENYLPMEVLANQLDDWYIEREEGVLPQLILEFTEPQQGGFEVAFSGKILKDISSQEISLSVPSAVAMDRQQSEVGVWFSEYYSPRLKEQGDWKTEAVNQLHSSVKQQRKEPPRFAFHSPRGITKPIQFEIKRTQAQMTANAVTVTNVSDTSLAYTLALKWSITHGGADQFAFTVPEWLQGKLELNGTGIRQAVEEEAEEGRVRWVIETQRLHQTEYFLTALATLELPAEGTFPIPIVEFETAHKQLGEVQHVPFELSQNDSIVVNQSQAHVKQTSGETTPIQKEQLPIIIDGRFLDQAVAIQRLNPSTEQPVWEINWSKQFQSAPAQVLLADIVTTLARDGSVRGQVTYTMRNNARQHLAIEVPESVRLLSILVGGTPTRAVEGKINGASVKLIPLPKQSEFGLSYPIQVTFESNQITQGFLHEFQFFSRKIDIPVPLVVGLSQSEEWGIPVLHTQWSVFAPENYDINYETGVDKTNLSESIDSNRAYQLAVLEEARLYLKSIKQFGSSAPRSSLSDDRLGKDLHELQSRIQNAKQELNLGYKLSGKLSSDEEMLRQKLDSDLENVQQELQTELSQEEASQTEGVGKGYIINRDVSQRNYLYEMNDNLILDNGISGVELDGVNESGMGIEKESDIFIVHIDPTINQDSQNGQRQEEQKKEQEISKSSSARGTQSGRSLSSAQQLARSNSLGKKSKADSSKEISDFTIKDNLSKSNDKGAVTNEADGTLYGQSPFPSYAAPSSDRNRNGVENILDLPSLDSWPSSGTIAGLSQPGQFTSESAPSSELLDVTLGIKPPSRFYSKKQTATLSLPVSIPRHGQRLDFMKTGGRPKLILTTRSERIWTTLLAILLAVVALLAGAICYRYFVSRREFTTGGLLLLYLIGVVCLLLGTSELMLLGLILLFLGLLIHLARKSFLRFQQTVN, encoded by the coding sequence ATGAATACGCATCTCCATACGCAATACCAATCATTAGCAACTTCCGAGACAATCGGCTTTAAACGACGCTTGCTTTGGTTGACGATGGTAATGGTTCTTCCCGCCGTCCAGTTCTTGACCGGGCTCTCCCACGCAGTAGCGGGAGAGGTCCCCTCGGCAGACGAAAAACCATTAATGATTCGGATTCCTCATTCGGCTTTGGAACAACTCGATCTGGAAGCCAAATCCGTCTTTCTGAAATTGAACGAATTCCGGGAACTCTGGACGAAGGCAAAGGCCCAGAGGGAGACCAACCAGGCACCGATTCTAACCCGGGCGACCTATGAGGCTTCTCTACAGGAGAAACTGCTTAAGATCACTGGCACCTACGAGGTGCGCAGCAAGAGTAATCGCTGGCAAACTTTAACTCTGCCAGTTAAGAATATGGCAGTCGTTTCGGCAACGATTAACGACGAACCGGCGCTGCTCGGAAAAAGCGAAACAGGGCCTGTTCTGTTCTTGAAAGAAGAAGGTGCACACTCCCTTAAAATCGAATACGCCGTTCCCATTCGTCCCGGTGGCAGCGACCAGGTGATGATCTTTTCATTGCCACCTGTGGCTTCGGGCCAAATGAAAATCATCCTACCCGCGGGAAAAAGGCTCCTTGCGAATACGCAAATGCTTTCTTCGACCACGACAGAAGAAGGCCAGCAGCAATACCTGTTTCCCATCGGGAATCAGTCCGACTGGACATTACGCGTAACCGAGAAAAATGAAGATGCTGAACAGGACCGTCTCTTTCTCGCCAGTTCTGTCTTCACCGTCTACGCCAGAGCTGCCGAAATTTCCTGGACAGGCACAACACAACTGGAAGTCTACGGTCAGCCGTTAGATGTCGTGACTTGCTCCGTGCCGAGCCACCTTGAAGTGATGTCCGTCACCTCTACCGGTCTGGATTCGTGGGATCTTCAGGAAGATCCGCTTAATCCCAAACGAACCCAAATCAAATTAAGCTATCGACAGGGCATCACCGGAAAACGGGAAGTGACCATTCAAGGGGTCACGACCGCCGACACCGAAGGTCGTTGGTTATTTCCAAATCTCGTCGTCAACTCTGCTGATTCTCAATGGGGAGAAATCACCCTCGGCTACACTGCCCCGTGGAAAGTCCGTGTTGAAACAATGGAAGGAGTTCGACGAAAAATCGGCGTTGGTCAAGCGGAGTCTCGCCCGAGCCGATTCGATCGCGCACTTGACTTCGACGTCTGGCGCCCCGATTTTGAACTCCGTTTCATGAACGAGACAACGAAATCGAGTTACCATGCCGCACTTGCTTCTGTGCTCGCCATCGAAGAGCAGGGAGTCAGTTTTCAAAGTCAAATTACTTTGGAAGCAACGGGTACAGAACTATTCAATTTCGAATTCACTTTACCAGCAAACTGGGAAATCGAATCGATCCAATCGGGCGATCAAGCTCTGGTTTGGAAAACTCTCATGTCTGAACCGGGTGAACAGCGAATTCAGGTACCACTGAATACGGTCTTGCTTCCGGGAGGAACATCTAGTCTGCAAATCAAAGCGAATCTGGTCGACTGGATTCTGCAGGATGAATCGGTGATCACCTTACCACAGATCGAGCTAGCCGAAGCCGATCTGGTCGAAGGGACTCTGGTCATTCAGGCAGAAGAGAGGTTCAACGTACAGCACCTCAATTCCTCAGCCCTCGAACCAATCATCTTCGGATTGCCTAATGAACGGTTAAGCTACCGTTTTCATGAAGGGGAATACGATGGAGAAATCAGTGTTGAATCTAAACCAGCACTCGTTGTCGCGCAGACCACCAGTCTGGCTCGGTTGGAGAAGAAAGAACTCATCGCTAATCACGAAGTCCTTCTCGACGTCTCACACGCTCCGATTTACAGCCTCATCATTTCTGTCACGGAGTTGGAAGACAATAACCTGCAGTTCTCGCTGGCAGGTTCAAACATCCGGGTCACAGCCGAATTGCTGGGCGAAGATCAAGCAGCCGCACAGGAAACCCCTGGAGAGCAAAGCCACACCTGGCGACTTGGTTTCAGCCAACCGCTGCAGGGCGAACATTTACTCACATTTGAAACACGTCGTCCCCGCAAGGTAGACGAGACGACCTTTAATCTGCCTGAAATTCGTTTCGACCATGTGGACCGTCAATATGGAACATTGCTGGTTGAAGCCGAACCCGAACAGCGCATCGCTACCACTGCAATCAACTCAGTGAATCAACCTCTACCTGAACAATCACTGACAAACATCGCCCTGGTGAATTTGCAATTCACTTCGCGGCTGGTTCACGCATACAGTTACGTACGTAAGGGCTACCGCTGGTCGATCTCGGAAGAACGATTCGACCGAAGTGGCCTCGCCGTCGCGTTCTGTGATGAAGCCAACATCACAAGCCTGTTAACCAACACCGGTGAGTTTCAACATGAATTGAACTATAAGTTTCGCGCCGCCAATTCACAAAGTCTGCTCTTGCAATTCGCACATCAAAATATCGAACTCTGGTCTGCTCTACTCAACGGCGAGCCCGTTCCCGTTCGTAAATCGGAACAAGGTTTTCATATTTCATTACCACTCGACAAGGCACCGGGGGAATCACAGTCTTTACGACTCCTTTACTCCCGTCCGCTGGCTGAATTAGCCTCTACTTCCCGCGTTGAGGAAACTCCCCCGATGATGTATGTGCTGGACGGAGCAGGAGAAATCCAGGAGATGATCATGGTTTCTCAGCTCTGGACTTTGAATTATCCCAGTGAGAAATCATTAGTCGAAAGCGATGGTAGCTTTCATCCCGAAATATCGTTAGAGGACTGGCGAGGCCATTGGTTGAATAACGGACTGCAACAGATCAAATCAGACTTCTGGTGGCGTGGACTGATGTTGCTTGGATTCATGGTGGCGGTCAATGTTTTGCTTATCGTCACTCGCATGTTCATCACAAACTGGCGCGGAACACTTTTGTTGGGAAGCCTGTTAGCCGTGTTAGGCTTCATGGTTATCCTGATGACAACCTTTGACGGCTGCGACTCGGGTGTTCGTTATTCCAGGAATTTGGATGATTTTACACAAGGATCCGAAAGCATCGATTGGAATTCACCCAACAATCGAAACAAAGAAATTATGCACCTGAAAAATTTGGCTAAGGGAGAGGACGAAAACAAACGCCAACGTGCTCTCAAAAGACTAGGGGAAATGGATCTCGATCTTGACGAAATAGAAGATGCGTCAGTTAGACATGATTCTGAGATTTATGAAGCAGAAGACGTACTTATAGATTCAGATATAGAGCTTGCCATACAGGGCAGATCAAAAGATGATCCCTTTGGAGTGACACAAACGAATCAACCCGTCGCAAAAGAATCCAAACAGAAATCACGTCTCTCGGTCAGTATGTCGCTACCTTCAACCCAGGGTATGAATCAAACACAGTTCGAATACTATGGAAGCGGCCAGGCAGGACTCAGCCTGGTCTTCCGCGATCAGCAACATGACCAGGCGGTGACGTTCTGCCTGTTCGCCGCCGTCCTCCTTTTGTTCTGGGCATTTCACCGAGTCACATTGGCCACATTCGCGAAGTTTGTTCTTCTGGCGTTCTTCGTTCCACTGGCACTATTGTGGCTCGTTCCAGTCATCTGGTTTCCCTGGCTGGTAGGTACTATGTTAGGCGCAGTCGCCGCCTTATGCTTAAAACTCGCTTCAATGTGCACCACTTGGTGCTTGGTCCATTGCTGCAGACCAGATTGGAAAAAGTCAGTCGCAACTGGGATGTTAATCGCTCTGGTCTGTAGCAGTAATGTAATGGCTCAGGAGCAGTCCGGCCCGAATCAATCCGCTCAACAGCAGGTCATCGCGCCCGATACTCAGCAACAGAGAAACGCTCAGCAACGGGCAAATATTCAACGACAGAAAGAGGTCCAACCGCAGTCCAGCGAGACGATTAAACCCACACCGCCTGTTAATCTACTGACTCGTCCCAATTCGTTTCTGTTTTTGTATGACAAAGATTACAAACAGACGAATACCGTGATTCTTCGTCCGGATCAACATCGCCGGTTATGGGAAGAGGCTTATCAGTCCGTTCCGGGACAGAAAGCAAAACTTCCTGAACCGATCGTCGCTTCGGCAGGTTACACAGCGGATCTCTCTCAGGTCGCCGACAACAAGACCTTCAGTTTGACAGGCCGGATTGTCGTCTTTGCGTTTAGTGATGAATCTGCCGAAGTCCAACTTCCTTTCAAAAACATGACACTCAATTCGGCAACCCTCAACGGAGAACCGGCCGAGCTGGAATCGCGACTCAACAAGGAAGAACAGGAATACTGGCTGCACCTGCACGAGCCAGGTATGCAGATCGTCGAAGTCAATCTGCAGATCCCGGTTAAACAACAGGAACAGTCAGGACAGTTTAAGGTGAACCTGCTTCCCGTCGCGTCGGGGCTAATGTCAGTAACATTACCGCAAAAAGATTTACAGGTTTCCGTTGGTGGAATATTTCTGCCGTTCCGCGAACAGCAACAGGACGCGGCGGTACTTGTCGAACAACCCATCAGCACGGGCGGCGATCTTGAATTCAAATGGCAACCAAAAGCGAACCGGGAGGACACCTCGTCTATCGTTCACGCCGAGTCGGTCGTTGATATTCATCTCACTGAGTCCGGAGCAAATATATCTCATCGAACGAACCTGCGTGTCCGTCGCGGCACGTTGAATCAGGTAACCTTCGCTCTACCGGAAGGGGTGAAGGTTCGTGAGATCACCGGAACCGATGTCGGTGGTTGGTCAATTCAGGATCAAGAGGGAGCACAGCAACTTGAGGTCCTCTTCCGTCGAAGCGTGAACAATTCGACCGACCTGAATGTCGAACTGTATCAGCCCGTCACTCCTGGTGATGTGGAAGGAACGTTGACTCTCAACCGGCTCGGGATCCAAAATTTAAACCGGTCCACCGGGACGATTGCTGTTCATGCACCGCAACATCTTTCATTAAAAACGAACCAACTGGAAAACCTGAATCAGATCAACCCGACTGATCTTCCTCACCATCACCAGAACAGCACCGGCCAGAAATTGGCTTTCCGGTACCATTCTGTGCCTTACGTTCTGAGCCTGTCCGTTTGGCAGAAGGAAACAACGACTGAAGTCGACGCAATGCACTCCGTCTTCATCGAACGTCAGACCATCCAGTACTCTAGTAAGTTTCACATTAAAATATCAGGAGAACCTTTGCTGCATCTGGAGTTTGAACTGCCTGAGAATTACCTGCCAATGGAAGTTCTCGCGAATCAACTCGACGACTGGTACATCGAACGGGAAGAGGGAGTGCTACCCCAGTTGATCCTTGAGTTCACTGAACCTCAACAGGGAGGATTTGAAGTCGCCTTCTCCGGCAAGATCCTCAAGGATATTAGCTCGCAGGAGATTTCGCTTTCTGTTCCGAGTGCAGTCGCTATGGATCGCCAACAGAGCGAAGTCGGCGTCTGGTTTTCCGAGTACTACTCTCCTCGATTGAAAGAACAGGGAGATTGGAAAACGGAAGCGGTCAATCAACTTCACTCTTCAGTGAAGCAGCAGAGAAAGGAACCCCCTCGTTTCGCATTTCATTCTCCTCGCGGAATCACAAAACCGATTCAATTTGAAATCAAGCGAACACAGGCCCAGATGACCGCTAACGCTGTAACGGTGACGAACGTATCCGACACCTCTCTGGCGTATACCCTCGCCTTGAAATGGTCCATCACGCACGGTGGGGCCGATCAGTTTGCGTTCACCGTTCCTGAATGGCTTCAGGGTAAACTGGAACTGAATGGTACTGGAATCCGCCAAGCTGTCGAGGAAGAAGCTGAAGAAGGGCGTGTCCGCTGGGTCATTGAGACCCAGAGATTGCATCAAACCGAATACTTTCTCACCGCATTGGCCACATTGGAGCTGCCAGCAGAAGGGACCTTCCCCATTCCTATCGTGGAATTCGAAACAGCCCATAAACAACTGGGCGAAGTTCAGCATGTTCCCTTCGAGCTGTCGCAGAATGATTCGATTGTCGTCAATCAATCTCAGGCTCATGTAAAACAGACTTCCGGCGAGACCACGCCCATCCAGAAGGAACAACTCCCCATTATCATCGACGGTCGATTTCTGGATCAGGCCGTGGCAATTCAGCGATTGAATCCATCGACAGAGCAGCCAGTCTGGGAGATCAACTGGTCAAAACAGTTCCAGAGTGCTCCCGCGCAAGTCTTGCTGGCAGATATCGTCACCACTCTGGCTCGCGATGGTTCTGTCCGCGGACAGGTGACCTACACGATGCGAAACAATGCCCGACAGCATCTGGCGATTGAAGTTCCCGAATCCGTGAGGTTACTGTCGATTCTCGTTGGGGGAACACCCACTCGAGCCGTCGAAGGCAAAATCAACGGGGCGTCAGTTAAGTTGATCCCGCTTCCTAAACAGTCTGAATTCGGGCTCTCCTACCCGATCCAGGTCACTTTTGAATCGAATCAGATTACCCAGGGATTCTTACACGAATTCCAGTTCTTCTCTCGAAAGATCGACATTCCCGTACCGCTGGTTGTCGGGCTTTCACAGTCAGAAGAATGGGGAATCCCCGTTCTGCATACTCAATGGTCTGTCTTCGCTCCTGAAAACTACGACATCAACTACGAGACAGGAGTCGACAAGACCAATCTCTCCGAAAGCATCGACTCGAACCGCGCCTATCAACTCGCCGTACTGGAAGAAGCCCGCCTGTACTTGAAATCGATCAAGCAATTTGGTTCTTCGGCTCCACGCAGTTCCCTTTCCGACGATCGTTTAGGGAAGGATCTGCATGAACTTCAGTCACGCATCCAAAATGCGAAGCAGGAACTGAACCTTGGTTACAAACTAAGTGGTAAATTAAGTAGCGACGAGGAAATGCTTCGACAGAAGTTAGACTCTGATCTTGAAAACGTCCAACAGGAATTGCAAACCGAATTGAGTCAGGAAGAGGCGAGCCAGACAGAAGGGGTTGGGAAAGGATATATAATCAACCGGGACGTCTCACAAAGGAATTACCTTTATGAAATGAACGACAACCTGATTCTTGACAATGGAATAAGTGGCGTAGAGCTCGACGGAGTGAATGAATCAGGAATGGGAATTGAGAAAGAATCGGATATCTTTATAGTTCATATCGATCCGACGATAAACCAAGACTCACAAAACGGACAACGGCAGGAGGAGCAAAAAAAGGAACAAGAAATATCGAAATCATCGAGCGCACGCGGCACGCAGTCAGGCCGCAGTCTTTCCTCCGCACAGCAACTGGCGAGAAGCAACAGCTTAGGCAAAAAGTCCAAAGCGGACTCTTCTAAAGAGATTTCCGACTTTACTATCAAAGATAATCTGTCTAAATCAAACGACAAAGGCGCTGTAACCAACGAGGCAGATGGAACGCTTTATGGTCAATCTCCTTTTCCATCCTATGCCGCTCCGTCTTCTGATCGGAATAGGAACGGTGTCGAAAACATACTCGACCTTCCATCTTTGGATTCATGGCCTTCTTCTGGAACGATCGCGGGGTTATCGCAGCCTGGCCAGTTCACGTCTGAGAGTGCTCCCAGCTCGGAATTGTTAGATGTTACCCTAGGAATCAAACCACCTTCGAGATTCTATTCTAAAAAACAGACGGCAACGCTCTCTCTACCAGTCAGTATTCCCCGCCACGGACAGCGTCTCGATTTCATGAAGACCGGTGGTCGGCCCAAACTAATTCTCACCACCCGGTCTGAACGAATCTGGACGACATTGCTCGCCATCTTACTTGCGGTGGTGGCTTTGTTGGCAGGAGCAATCTGTTACCGGTATTTCGTATCACGCAGAGAATTCACCACTGGCGGATTGTTGCTCCTCTACCTAATCGGAGTCGTTTGTCTTCTGTTAGGCACTTCTGAGCTAATGCTGCTGGGGCTTATTCTGCTTTTCCTGGGACTGCTCATCCATCTCGCTCGAAAATCATTTCTCCGCTTTCAGCAGACTGTAAACTAG